In Microbacterium soli, a single window of DNA contains:
- the ppgK gene encoding polyphosphate--glucose phosphotransferase has translation MAQQAIGVDIGGTGIKAAIVNLEHGTLDSERIRVDTPKGARPADVLDTVREVLGTLGVTDSELPLGVAFPAIVKHGRTLSAANVAKDWVDFEAEKFFEDGLGRHIAFVNDADAAGVAEARHGAARDARGLTILTTLGTGIGSAFLYDGVLIPNTELGHLNRKGESIERWTAYSAMDREDLSWEDWSARLQEFYSHVEFLFSPDLFVVGGGVSKHPEKFLPLLELKTPIVAAVHRNASGIIGAASLAAD, from the coding sequence ATGGCACAGCAGGCAATCGGCGTCGACATCGGCGGCACCGGCATCAAGGCAGCAATCGTCAACCTCGAGCACGGCACGCTCGACTCCGAGCGCATCCGGGTGGACACGCCGAAGGGTGCTCGCCCGGCGGATGTGCTGGATACCGTGCGGGAGGTGCTGGGCACCCTCGGCGTGACCGATTCCGAGCTGCCCCTCGGTGTGGCCTTCCCCGCGATCGTCAAGCACGGCAGGACTCTGTCCGCCGCGAACGTCGCCAAGGACTGGGTGGACTTCGAGGCGGAGAAGTTCTTCGAGGACGGGCTGGGCCGTCACATCGCGTTCGTCAACGACGCGGACGCGGCCGGCGTCGCCGAGGCCCGCCACGGTGCGGCGAGGGATGCCAGGGGACTGACCATCCTCACCACGCTCGGCACCGGCATCGGATCGGCCTTCCTGTACGACGGTGTGCTGATCCCCAACACCGAGCTCGGTCATCTCAACCGCAAGGGCGAATCCATAGAACGCTGGACGGCGTACTCGGCGATGGACCGCGAGGACCTGTCCTGGGAGGACTGGTCCGCGCGTCTGCAGGAGTTCTACAGCCATGTCGAGTTCCTCTTCAGCCCGGACCTGTTCGTCGTCGGCGGCGGGGTCTCCAAGCATCCGGAGAAATTCCTTCCCCTGCTGGAGCTGAAGACCCCCATCGTCGCAGCGGTGCACCGCAACGCCTCCGGGATCATCGGCGCGGCCTCCCTGGCCGCGGACTAA
- a CDS encoding carbohydrate ABC transporter permease: MMRTRRRLPRVLSAVALTIAALAFVFPFYFMIVGAFQQNPTNSPDRLFPVGGWTFDNFANIDSRIDLFGSLLNSLIFTVGVLLGTVVFGMLAGYAIARMSFRGRGVLWVLMLLVQMVPFQLLMIPLYVQITSGYGLGDSYLGMILPFVINTTAVFIFLQFFKALPNEIFEAARIDGAGEIRLLVSVAVPLIRPVLVTVVLITFIGPWNEFLWPFLITKDAALQPLAVSLANYISNVAQSTANPNGAILAGATALALPVVVLFIVFQRFFTATDLGAAVKG; the protein is encoded by the coding sequence ATGATGCGCACCCGCAGAAGACTGCCGCGCGTGCTGAGCGCGGTCGCCCTCACGATCGCCGCGCTGGCGTTCGTGTTCCCGTTCTACTTCATGATCGTCGGCGCGTTCCAGCAGAACCCGACGAACTCGCCCGACCGCCTGTTCCCGGTCGGTGGCTGGACGTTCGACAACTTCGCGAACATCGACTCGCGCATCGACCTGTTCGGCTCCCTGCTGAACTCGCTGATCTTCACCGTCGGCGTGCTGCTGGGCACTGTGGTGTTCGGGATGCTGGCCGGATACGCCATAGCGCGGATGAGCTTCCGCGGCCGCGGTGTGCTCTGGGTCCTCATGCTGCTCGTGCAGATGGTGCCGTTCCAGTTGCTGATGATCCCGCTGTACGTGCAGATCACGAGCGGCTACGGTCTGGGCGACTCGTATCTGGGCATGATCCTCCCGTTCGTGATCAACACCACGGCGGTGTTCATCTTCCTGCAGTTCTTCAAGGCGCTGCCGAACGAGATCTTCGAGGCCGCGCGCATCGACGGCGCCGGCGAGATCCGCCTGCTCGTGTCGGTCGCGGTGCCCCTGATCCGCCCGGTTCTGGTCACGGTCGTGCTGATCACGTTCATCGGCCCGTGGAACGAGTTCCTGTGGCCGTTCCTGATCACCAAGGATGCCGCGCTGCAGCCGCTGGCGGTCTCGCTGGCGAACTACATCTCGAATGTGGCGCAGTCCACCGCGAACCCGAACGGCGCGATCCTCGCCGGTGCGACGGCGCTCGCGCTGCCCGTGGTCGTGCTGTTCATCGTCTTCCAACGGTTCTTCACCGCCACCGATCTCGGTGCTGCGGTCAAGGGCTGA
- a CDS encoding glycoside hydrolase family 130 protein — MFTGASFPLGPFTPYENNPILRPRGDSWESANLYNPAALVEGDEVLLLYRAHADDIVSHIGLARSGDGVNFTREDAPIFSPEEDYERFGVEDPRIAKIDGTYYLTYTGWDRHSAQLCLATSTDLRTWTRHGPLFDDFDTFKTMDPRGFNWSKAGVIVPVRLHGKWWMYFGEGGIYWATSDDLIHWTPGTPDTEPMYSPTPGTWDESLVEIGTSPVLTDNGLLVMLTNGATRTVNADGSVDVDYRCGQIAIDPDDPTKVIARLQEPWLRPQTFEDFNGLVSNVTFVEGLVKFHGKWFAYYGQSDTTLAVAIHDPAEPWGRALRS, encoded by the coding sequence ATGTTCACCGGTGCATCCTTCCCCCTCGGCCCGTTCACGCCGTATGAGAACAACCCGATCCTGCGACCGCGCGGCGACAGCTGGGAATCCGCCAACCTCTACAACCCCGCCGCCCTCGTGGAGGGCGACGAGGTGCTGCTGCTGTATCGCGCCCACGCCGACGACATCGTCTCGCACATCGGTCTGGCCCGCTCCGGCGACGGGGTGAACTTCACCCGGGAGGATGCCCCGATCTTCTCGCCCGAGGAGGACTATGAGCGCTTCGGCGTCGAGGACCCGCGCATCGCGAAGATCGACGGGACCTACTACCTCACCTACACCGGGTGGGACCGGCACAGCGCGCAGCTGTGCCTCGCGACCTCGACGGATCTGCGCACCTGGACCCGCCACGGCCCGCTGTTCGACGACTTCGACACGTTCAAGACCATGGATCCGCGCGGATTCAACTGGTCGAAGGCGGGCGTCATCGTTCCCGTGCGGCTGCACGGCAAGTGGTGGATGTACTTCGGCGAGGGCGGCATCTACTGGGCCACCAGCGACGATCTCATCCACTGGACGCCGGGCACGCCGGACACCGAGCCGATGTACTCGCCGACGCCGGGCACGTGGGATGAGTCGCTGGTGGAGATCGGCACCTCGCCGGTCCTCACCGACAACGGCCTGCTCGTGATGCTCACCAACGGCGCGACGAGGACCGTGAACGCGGACGGTTCGGTGGATGTCGACTACCGCTGCGGCCAGATCGCCATCGACCCCGACGACCCGACGAAGGTCATCGCCCGTCTGCAGGAGCCGTGGCTGCGTCCGCAGACGTTCGAGGACTTCAACGGTCTGGTCTCGAACGTCACGTTCGTGGAGGGCCTGGTGAAGTTCCACGGGAAGTGGTTCGCCTACTACGGACAGTCGGACACGACGCTCGCCGTCGCGATCCACGATCCGGCCGAGCCCTGGGGACGCGCACTGCGCTCCTGA
- a CDS encoding sugar ABC transporter permease: MTNRTRLRTRILGAQPLGGLFALPYFIFIIAIFAYPLLFAIYIAFHDYFFTAPGVQVDRPFVGFDNFVEVLTDPKVLGAFRNTLVFLVINVPLTVVLSLVLAAALNTGIRWVAAYRVAFYVPYLTASVSLVGVWMLLFSSGGLINSLLGPLAPDPSWLVNSGLAMPMIALYVTWKQLGFYILLYLAALQNVPKELYESAETDGAGAFARFMNVTVPGVRNATALVLILSIITGANLFTEPYLLTNGGGPDGASVTPVLLIYQQGIQQQNPDTASAIGMILVIIVGALSLIANRATQER, translated from the coding sequence ATGACCAACCGCACGCGGCTGCGCACCCGGATTCTCGGGGCGCAGCCGCTCGGCGGGCTTTTCGCCCTGCCGTACTTCATCTTCATCATCGCGATCTTCGCCTACCCGCTGCTCTTCGCGATCTACATCGCGTTCCACGACTATTTCTTCACCGCTCCGGGCGTGCAGGTCGACCGGCCGTTCGTCGGCTTCGACAACTTCGTCGAGGTGCTCACGGATCCGAAGGTGCTCGGCGCCTTCCGCAACACCCTCGTGTTCCTCGTCATCAACGTGCCGCTGACCGTCGTGCTCTCGCTGGTCCTCGCAGCCGCGCTGAACACCGGCATCCGCTGGGTGGCGGCCTACCGGGTCGCGTTCTACGTCCCGTACCTGACCGCCAGCGTCTCGCTGGTCGGTGTCTGGATGCTGCTGTTCTCCAGCGGTGGTCTGATCAACAGCCTCCTGGGGCCGCTGGCCCCCGATCCGTCATGGCTGGTCAACAGCGGCCTGGCCATGCCGATGATCGCGCTCTACGTGACCTGGAAACAGCTCGGCTTCTACATCCTGCTGTACCTCGCGGCCCTGCAGAACGTGCCCAAAGAGCTGTACGAGTCCGCCGAGACGGACGGCGCCGGTGCGTTCGCCCGCTTCATGAACGTCACCGTGCCCGGCGTCCGCAACGCGACCGCACTCGTTCTGATCCTCTCGATCATCACCGGAGCGAACCTGTTCACCGAGCCCTACCTGCTCACCAACGGCGGCGGTCCGGACGGCGCCTCCGTGACGCCCGTGCTGCTGATCTATCAGCAGGGCATCCAGCAGCAGAACCCCGACACGGCATCCGCGATCGGCATGATCCTCGTCATCATCGTCGGCGCCCTGTCGCTGATCGCCAACCGAGCAACCCAGGAGCGATGA
- a CDS encoding LacI family DNA-binding transcriptional regulator, with product MSRPTIADVAREAGVTKATVSHALSGNRPVSEATRARVLAAVERLNWVPSQSARSLATSRANAVGVVLARDPQVIANDSFFPAFIAGVESVLAETDTALLLQVVADRDAEERAYRAMSHGRADGAILLDLRVEDWRVPLLTELGVPTVIVGAYDQEHDFSCVRTDDGAPVREIIAHLHEQGHTRIAHVSGPLDYVHSKARADAYVDAIGDASLLREGDFTAGSGRDRTAELLALPQPPTAIVYSNDTMAIAGLSYARSQGVAVPRELAIAGFDDDHLAAHMSPALTSVSSDPAARGRAAARLLRADILGARPRTELIDCNVVHFRASTSAPANPDASRRKS from the coding sequence ATGTCCCGTCCGACGATCGCCGATGTCGCTCGTGAAGCGGGCGTCACCAAGGCCACGGTCTCGCATGCCCTCAGCGGCAACCGACCGGTCTCCGAGGCGACCAGGGCGCGCGTGCTCGCGGCCGTCGAGCGGCTGAACTGGGTTCCCAGCCAGAGCGCGCGCTCGTTGGCGACCAGCCGCGCGAACGCCGTCGGTGTCGTCCTCGCGCGGGATCCGCAGGTCATCGCCAACGACTCCTTCTTCCCCGCTTTCATCGCCGGCGTCGAATCAGTGCTCGCCGAGACGGACACTGCGCTTCTGCTGCAGGTCGTCGCCGACCGTGATGCCGAGGAACGCGCGTACCGGGCCATGTCGCACGGTCGCGCCGACGGTGCGATCCTGCTGGATCTGCGCGTCGAAGACTGGCGGGTCCCGTTGCTCACGGAGCTCGGCGTGCCCACCGTGATCGTCGGCGCCTACGACCAGGAGCACGACTTCTCCTGCGTGCGCACCGACGACGGCGCCCCCGTCCGCGAGATCATCGCACACCTGCACGAACAGGGCCACACGAGGATCGCCCACGTGTCGGGCCCGCTGGACTACGTGCACTCCAAGGCCAGAGCGGATGCCTACGTCGACGCGATCGGCGACGCTTCGCTGCTCCGCGAGGGCGACTTCACGGCAGGCAGCGGCCGGGACCGCACCGCAGAGCTGCTCGCTCTGCCGCAACCGCCGACCGCCATCGTCTACTCCAACGACACGATGGCCATCGCCGGACTGTCCTACGCGCGGTCGCAGGGCGTGGCCGTGCCCCGCGAGCTGGCGATCGCCGGCTTCGACGACGACCACCTCGCCGCACACATGTCACCCGCGCTGACGAGCGTGTCATCCGATCCGGCGGCGCGCGGTCGCGCCGCCGCCAGACTGCTTCGCGCCGACATCCTCGGCGCGCGGCCGAGGACCGAGCTCATCGACTGCAATGTCGTGCACTTCAGGGCGAGCACCTCGGCACCCGCGAACCCTGACGCATCAAGGAGGAAATCATGA
- a CDS encoding bifunctional [glutamine synthetase] adenylyltransferase/[glutamine synthetase]-adenylyl-L-tyrosine phosphorylase, which produces MARPEASVSLSALARLGFVELTAASAALTELSALTGMERSDLVTGPAPADPDGALAGLLRIARRDTARVQAVMQDPDARVAAWRVLGVSSGLADFFARRPDQFEAAALLRTDVPTPQELVARLQASVDAVEGFARAARPETALRVAYRRCLAEIVAADTASAEPAAAIDAVSAALADAAAAALEAALAVARTAVAEASGNRDEVVATRLAIIGMGKAGARELNYVSDVDVIFVAGSSDEDVLGEPRAIDIATRLARETMRVLSGIDAEPPLWEVDAALRPEGKQGALVRSLASHVAYYDRWAKSWEFQALLKAHPIAGDAELGAAYIEAVQPKVWHSAEREDFVESVQAMRERVTDNIPAEDIPYQLKLGPGGLRDIEFTVQLLQLVHGVDDGSLRTRGTLTSLDALVAGGYIGRAEGAAFAEQYRTLRLLEHRLQLHELTRTHLMPRDADGLRRLARATGLAESATALQTLWDELRRDVREQHVRLFYRPLLAAVASLPAEERVLTAGQAESRLAAIGFRDPAGALQHIAALTSGLSRKSTIQRHLMPVMLRWFAEGTDPDYGLVSFRRISERLGDTHWFLRMLRDSSGAAERLTRVLSSSRYVGELMEWIPESVAWLDSQSSLRPRGASALDEEARAIQTRHTTTGAALRAVRALRRRELLRTAMGAVLDHIGVDEMARALTDITDAAIQAALRAVRREVVAPEDDALDFSIIAMGRFGGAELGFGSDADVLFVYDPNGVEPQRAHQLASRIVAGLREHLTDHRVPLELDAGLRPEGRNGPIVRTLEAYTQYYRRWSLSWEAQALLRARGVAGSAKLIGRFMELADGIRFPEHISAQDVREIKRIKARVEGERLPQGADPRRHLKLGPGTLSDVEWMVQVLQLQHGHRVPDLRTTSTLQALDAAVLADLLPATSAERLREAWVLSSRLRSAMTLLTGRTRDVLPTDHRELDGVGRLLGYPDRGAVLLEEDYLRITRRARRVFEKQFYG; this is translated from the coding sequence ATGGCACGACCTGAAGCGTCCGTCTCGCTGTCGGCGCTGGCCCGGCTCGGCTTCGTCGAGCTGACGGCCGCGTCGGCGGCGCTGACCGAGCTGTCCGCACTGACCGGCATGGAGCGCTCCGACCTGGTCACCGGTCCGGCTCCGGCGGATCCGGACGGCGCGCTCGCCGGACTCCTGCGCATCGCCCGCCGGGACACCGCGCGCGTGCAGGCCGTGATGCAGGATCCGGATGCCCGCGTCGCGGCGTGGCGCGTGCTGGGCGTCTCCTCGGGACTCGCGGACTTCTTCGCCCGCAGACCTGACCAGTTCGAAGCGGCGGCCCTGCTGCGCACCGACGTGCCGACTCCGCAGGAGCTCGTGGCGCGTCTGCAGGCATCCGTCGACGCCGTGGAGGGCTTCGCCCGCGCAGCGCGTCCGGAGACGGCGCTGCGGGTCGCATACCGGAGATGCCTGGCCGAGATCGTCGCCGCCGATACGGCGTCCGCCGAGCCCGCAGCGGCGATCGACGCCGTTTCCGCAGCACTGGCCGATGCGGCGGCGGCGGCACTGGAGGCCGCCCTCGCCGTCGCACGCACCGCGGTGGCGGAGGCCTCCGGCAACCGGGACGAGGTCGTCGCCACCCGACTGGCGATCATCGGCATGGGCAAGGCCGGGGCGCGCGAGCTGAACTACGTCAGCGACGTCGACGTGATCTTCGTGGCCGGCAGCTCCGACGAGGACGTGCTCGGCGAACCCCGCGCCATCGACATCGCCACCCGGCTCGCTCGCGAGACCATGCGGGTGCTCTCCGGCATCGACGCCGAACCGCCGCTGTGGGAGGTGGACGCCGCCCTGCGGCCGGAGGGGAAGCAGGGCGCGCTGGTGCGCTCCCTCGCCTCGCACGTCGCCTACTACGACCGCTGGGCGAAGAGCTGGGAGTTCCAGGCGCTGCTCAAGGCGCATCCGATCGCCGGGGACGCGGAGCTCGGAGCCGCGTACATCGAGGCCGTGCAGCCGAAGGTGTGGCACAGCGCCGAGCGGGAGGACTTCGTCGAGAGCGTGCAGGCCATGCGCGAGCGCGTCACCGACAACATCCCCGCGGAGGACATCCCGTACCAGCTCAAGCTCGGGCCCGGTGGTCTGCGCGACATCGAGTTCACCGTGCAGCTGCTGCAGCTCGTCCACGGGGTCGACGACGGGAGCCTGCGCACCCGCGGCACCCTGACCTCGCTGGACGCCCTCGTGGCGGGCGGCTACATCGGACGCGCGGAGGGCGCGGCGTTCGCCGAGCAGTACCGCACCCTCAGGCTGCTCGAGCATCGACTGCAGTTGCACGAGCTCACCCGGACCCACCTCATGCCGCGCGACGCGGACGGGCTGCGGCGTCTCGCCCGCGCGACCGGGCTGGCTGAATCCGCCACCGCGCTGCAGACGCTGTGGGATGAGCTGCGGCGTGATGTGCGGGAGCAGCACGTGCGCCTGTTCTACCGTCCCCTGCTCGCCGCCGTCGCCTCGTTGCCGGCGGAGGAGCGCGTGCTCACCGCAGGCCAGGCGGAGTCCCGACTGGCGGCCATCGGCTTCCGCGACCCGGCGGGTGCGCTGCAGCACATCGCCGCCCTGACCTCCGGTCTCAGCCGCAAGTCCACCATCCAGCGGCATCTCATGCCGGTCATGCTGCGGTGGTTCGCCGAGGGCACCGACCCCGACTACGGCCTCGTCTCGTTCCGGCGCATCAGCGAGCGGCTCGGCGACACCCACTGGTTCCTGAGGATGCTGCGGGACTCCTCGGGGGCAGCGGAACGGCTCACGCGCGTGCTGTCGAGCTCGCGGTACGTCGGTGAGCTGATGGAGTGGATCCCGGAGTCCGTTGCATGGCTGGACAGCCAGAGCTCACTGCGGCCGCGAGGAGCGTCGGCCCTCGACGAGGAGGCGCGCGCCATCCAGACCAGGCACACCACGACCGGGGCCGCACTGCGCGCCGTCCGCGCGCTGCGACGCAGGGAACTGCTGCGCACCGCGATGGGAGCCGTGCTCGACCACATCGGGGTGGATGAGATGGCTCGGGCGCTCACCGACATCACCGACGCCGCGATCCAGGCGGCGCTGCGCGCGGTCCGCCGCGAGGTCGTCGCCCCCGAGGACGACGCACTGGATTTCTCGATCATCGCGATGGGTCGATTCGGCGGTGCGGAGCTGGGCTTCGGCTCGGATGCCGATGTGCTCTTCGTCTACGACCCGAACGGCGTGGAGCCGCAGAGGGCCCATCAGCTGGCATCCCGGATCGTCGCGGGGCTCCGCGAGCATCTCACCGACCACCGCGTGCCACTGGAGCTGGACGCCGGTCTTCGGCCGGAAGGCCGCAACGGACCGATCGTGCGGACCCTGGAGGCATACACGCAGTACTACCGGCGCTGGTCGCTGTCGTGGGAGGCGCAGGCCCTGCTGCGTGCGCGGGGGGTCGCCGGCAGCGCGAAGCTCATCGGCCGATTCATGGAGCTCGCCGACGGCATCCGCTTCCCCGAGCACATCTCCGCGCAGGACGTCCGTGAGATCAAGCGCATCAAGGCCCGGGTGGAGGGGGAGAGGCTGCCGCAGGGCGCGGACCCGCGTCGGCATCTCAAGCTCGGACCCGGCACGCTCAGCGATGTCGAGTGGATGGTGCAGGTGCTGCAGCTGCAGCACGGGCACAGGGTGCCCGATCTGCGCACAACCTCCACGCTGCAGGCTCTGGACGCCGCAGTGCTCGCGGACCTGCTGCCCGCGACGTCCGCGGAGCGGCTGCGCGAGGCATGGGTGCTCTCCAGCAGGCTGCGCTCGGCCATGACGCTGCTGACGGGGCGCACCCGTGACGTGCTGCCGACGGATCATCGTGAACTCGATGGCGTGGGCAGGCTGCTGGGGTATCCGGACAGAGGGGCGGTGCTGCTGGAGGAGGACTACCTGCGGATCACACGACGTGCCCGCCGGGTCTTCGAGAAGCAGTTCTACGGCTGA
- a CDS encoding sugar ABC transporter substrate-binding protein, with amino-acid sequence MKRIRTTAAFGAVTLLATAALAGCSSGGADTSSADGTGDITIWLSNNEQELAWGKSVVAAWNDEHPDQQVTAQEIPAASSSEEAITAAITAGTAPCLVYNIAPAAVSGWVKQGGLVDLSTMDGGTDYITARGGDVSSYQTDGSFYQLPWKSNPVMVMYNKDLFAKAGLDPDDPKMNTYDAFLDGARAIVDSGVDSAIWPAPTSEFFQPWFDFYPFYLAETDGTLLVEDGAATFDSDAGAKVADFWATVYKEKLAPNEKSTDDAMSAGTTAMQLAGPWAIPSYADSVNVGFMPVPTSDGRDAPITFADSKSVSMFTTCENKGTAWDFLKFSTSEENDGALLEATGQMPMRTDLVDTYADYFAANPDYVAFADQAERVADVPSIPNSVEAWQAFRDEYSAAVIFGKESTADFLSNAAEKVDGIVAE; translated from the coding sequence ATGAAGAGGATCCGCACCACCGCTGCCTTCGGAGCGGTGACGCTGCTGGCAACGGCTGCCCTCGCGGGCTGTTCGTCGGGAGGGGCCGACACCAGTTCCGCCGACGGCACCGGTGACATCACGATCTGGCTCTCCAACAACGAGCAGGAGCTCGCCTGGGGCAAGTCGGTCGTCGCCGCCTGGAACGACGAGCACCCCGATCAGCAGGTGACGGCGCAGGAGATCCCGGCCGCATCCTCCTCGGAGGAGGCCATCACGGCTGCCATCACCGCCGGGACCGCGCCGTGCCTGGTCTACAACATCGCCCCCGCCGCGGTCTCCGGCTGGGTCAAGCAGGGCGGTCTCGTCGATTTGAGCACCATGGACGGTGGAACCGACTACATCACCGCTCGCGGCGGCGATGTCTCGTCGTACCAGACCGACGGGTCGTTCTACCAGCTGCCGTGGAAATCGAACCCGGTCATGGTCATGTACAACAAGGATCTCTTCGCCAAGGCCGGGCTCGATCCGGACGACCCGAAGATGAACACCTACGACGCCTTCCTCGACGGTGCCCGGGCGATCGTGGACTCGGGTGTGGACAGCGCGATCTGGCCCGCGCCGACCAGCGAGTTCTTCCAGCCGTGGTTCGACTTCTACCCGTTCTACCTGGCTGAGACCGACGGAACCCTCCTCGTCGAGGACGGTGCGGCGACGTTCGATTCGGACGCCGGCGCGAAAGTCGCCGATTTCTGGGCCACCGTCTACAAGGAGAAGCTCGCTCCGAACGAGAAGTCCACCGACGATGCGATGTCCGCCGGCACCACGGCGATGCAGCTGGCCGGTCCGTGGGCGATCCCCTCCTACGCCGACAGTGTGAACGTCGGGTTCATGCCGGTCCCCACGTCCGACGGCCGCGACGCCCCCATCACCTTCGCGGACTCGAAGAGCGTCTCGATGTTCACCACATGCGAGAACAAGGGCACGGCGTGGGACTTCCTGAAGTTCTCCACGAGTGAGGAGAACGACGGCGCGCTGTTGGAGGCGACCGGCCAGATGCCGATGCGCACCGACCTCGTCGACACGTACGCGGATTACTTCGCCGCCAACCCGGACTACGTCGCCTTCGCCGACCAGGCGGAGCGCGTCGCCGACGTCCCCAGCATCCCGAACTCGGTGGAGGCCTGGCAGGCGTTCCGCGATGAGTACTCGGCGGCCGTGATCTTCGGCAAGGAGTCCACCGCCGACTTCCTCAGCAACGCGGCCGAGAAGGTCGACGGCATCGTCGCGGAGTGA
- a CDS encoding SPOR domain-containing protein, with protein sequence MSDGDGKYWFNLSTREVEFGMQSPAVDRVGPFDSAEEAANAPELLRERSRAWAADDAAEDSWGAQSTPKSGDEE encoded by the coding sequence ATGTCCGACGGTGACGGGAAGTACTGGTTCAACCTCAGCACCCGAGAGGTGGAGTTCGGCATGCAGTCGCCGGCGGTGGATCGCGTCGGACCGTTCGACAGCGCCGAGGAGGCGGCGAATGCTCCGGAGCTGCTGCGCGAGCGCTCGCGCGCGTGGGCCGCCGATGATGCCGCAGAGGACTCCTGGGGCGCGCAGAGCACACCGAAGAGCGGAGACGAGGAGTGA
- a CDS encoding glutamine synthetase family protein, translated as MDKQRDFVLRTIEERGVKFVRLWFTDVIGTLKSVAIAPAEVEGAFAEGIGFDGSAIEGLTRTFESDLLARPDPSTFQILPWRGEVDPTARMFCDLTTPDGRPAVSDPRNVLRRALAKAADAGFTFYTHPEIEFYLLKSAQFGADGPVPVDSAGYFDNVPGGTAHDFRRSAVRMLEDLGISVEYSHHEGGPGQNEIDLRYADALTMADNIMTFRTVVKEVAIEQGVYATFMPKPLNNHPGSGMHTHLSLFEGDVNAFFEAGAEYQLSLTGRRFIAGLLRHANEIAAVTNQFVNSYKRLWGGDEAPSFVTWGHANRSALVRVPMYKPNKGQSTRIEYRALDSAANPYLAYALMLAAGLKGIEEEYELPPEAEDNVWSLSDSERRALGYAPLPASLDHALEYMQDSELVAETLGEQVFNYVLLNKRKDWEAYRGQVTPFELQNDLGLL; from the coding sequence ATGGACAAGCAGCGCGACTTCGTTCTGCGCACCATCGAGGAGCGCGGCGTGAAGTTCGTCCGCCTCTGGTTCACGGACGTCATCGGCACGCTCAAGTCCGTCGCGATCGCTCCGGCCGAGGTGGAGGGGGCCTTCGCAGAGGGCATCGGCTTCGACGGGTCGGCGATCGAGGGTCTGACCCGCACGTTCGAATCCGACCTGCTCGCGCGTCCGGACCCGTCGACGTTCCAGATCCTGCCGTGGCGGGGCGAGGTCGATCCCACCGCGCGCATGTTCTGCGATCTGACCACGCCGGACGGGCGCCCCGCGGTGTCGGACCCGCGCAATGTCCTCCGCCGTGCACTCGCGAAGGCGGCGGACGCCGGATTCACGTTCTACACGCATCCCGAGATCGAGTTCTATCTGCTCAAGTCCGCGCAGTTCGGTGCGGACGGGCCCGTGCCGGTGGACTCCGCGGGCTACTTCGACAACGTCCCCGGCGGCACCGCGCACGACTTCCGCCGCAGCGCCGTGCGGATGCTGGAGGACCTCGGCATCTCCGTGGAGTACAGCCACCACGAAGGCGGCCCGGGCCAGAACGAGATCGACCTGCGGTACGCCGACGCCCTCACCATGGCGGACAACATCATGACCTTCCGCACGGTCGTCAAGGAGGTGGCGATCGAGCAGGGCGTCTACGCGACGTTCATGCCCAAGCCACTGAACAACCACCCCGGCAGCGGCATGCACACGCACCTGTCGCTGTTCGAGGGAGATGTGAACGCGTTCTTCGAGGCGGGCGCCGAGTACCAGCTGTCCCTCACCGGGCGGAGGTTCATCGCGGGCCTGCTTCGTCATGCCAACGAGATCGCCGCCGTGACCAATCAGTTCGTGAACTCCTACAAGAGGCTGTGGGGCGGCGACGAGGCGCCCAGCTTCGTGACCTGGGGGCACGCCAACCGTTCCGCCCTCGTGCGTGTGCCGATGTACAAGCCCAACAAGGGCCAGTCGACCCGCATCGAATACCGCGCGCTGGACTCCGCCGCCAACCCGTATCTCGCATACGCGCTCATGCTGGCAGCGGGTCTGAAGGGCATCGAGGAGGAGTACGAGCTGCCGCCGGAGGCCGAGGACAACGTGTGGTCGCTCAGCGACTCGGAGCGTCGCGCGCTGGGCTATGCCCCGTTGCCGGCGAGCCTGGACCACGCCCTGGAGTACATGCAGGACTCGGAGCTGGTCGCCGAGACCCTCGGGGAGCAGGTGTTCAACTACGTGCTGCTGAACAAGCGCAAGGACTGGGAGGCGTATCGCGGTCAGGTCACGCCGTTCGAGCTGCAGAACGATCTCGGGCTGCTCTGA